From Ailuropoda melanoleuca isolate Jingjing chromosome 8, ASM200744v2, whole genome shotgun sequence, a single genomic window includes:
- the RPUSD4 gene encoding mitochondrial RNA pseudouridine synthase RPUSD4 isoform X2 yields MVPTSPVQRRVQELVRFTQQLQRVHPNVLAKALSRGIVHQDMDLVVINKPYGLPVHGGPGVQLCISDVLPILAKMLHGHKAEPLHLCHRLDKETTGVMVLAWEKEVAHQVQELFRTRQVAKKYWAVTVRVPVPPAGVVDIPVIEKEVQGQQQHYKMTLSPSYRMEDGKMVRTRRDRNAHTAVTQYQVLSSTLSSALVELQPITGVKHQLRVHLSFGLDCPILGDHKYSDWNKLAPQKLSLGTLKKLGLQQAKARHIPLHLHARQLILPALGSRKEELNLVCKPPRYFVCSLRRLDLWMPSQDQNGDDEAGCVRAQ; encoded by the exons ATg GTGCCCACAAGCCCTGTTCAGCGGAGAGTGCAAGAACTAGTGCGGTTCACACAGCAGCTCCAGCGAGTCCACCCCAACGTGCTTGCTAAGGCTCTAAGCCGAGGGATTGTGCACCAGGACATGGATCTCGTGGTCATCAACAAACCTTATGGTCTTCCTGTGCATG GTGGCCCTGGGGTCCAGCTGTGTATCAGTGATGTATTGCCTATCCTGGCAAAGATGCTTCATGGCCACAAGGCAGAGCCCTTGCATCTGTGCCACCGGCTGGACAAGGAAACTACAGGTGTCATGGTGTTGGCCTGGGAGAAGGAAGTGGCACATCAAGTCCAAGAGTTGTTTAGAACCCGTCAGGTGGCAAAGAAGTACTG GGCCGTCACTGTGCGTGTCCCGGTGCCCCCGGCAGGAGTCGTGGATATCCCTGTCATCGAGAAGGAGGTGCAGGGTCAGCAGCAGCACTACAAG ATGACGCTGTCCCCAAGCTACCGCATGGAGGATGGGAAGATGGTGAGAACGAGGCGTGACCGGAATGCACATACAGCTGTGACTCAGTACCAGGTGCTAAGCAGCACGCTGTCCTCCGCCCTCGTGGAGCTCCAGCCCATTACCG gagtAAAACATCAGCTTCGAGTTCATCTGTCGTTTGGACTGGATTGCCCAATCCTCGGTGATCACAAGTACTCTGACTGGAATAAGCTGGCCCCCCAG AAGCTGTCTCTTGGTACCCTGAAGAAACTGGGGCTGCAACAGGCAAAGGCCCGCCACATCCCCCTTCACCTGCACGCCCGCCAGCTCATCCTGCCGGCCCTGGGCTCCAGGAAGGAGGAACTCAACTTGGTCTGCAAGCCTCCTCGCTACTTCGTATGCTCCCTGAGACGCCTGGACTTATGGATGCCAAGTCAGGATCAGAATGGGGACGACGAAGCCGGATGTGTGCGGGCACAGTGA
- the RPUSD4 gene encoding mitochondrial RNA pseudouridine synthase RPUSD4 isoform X1, protein MAAPSCSAPGLWVRGSRQRLGSLFSLVSKPFCSAAAASGTVSAQRLAEKLRAQKQEQKTKNQPVPTSPVQRRVQELVRFTQQLQRVHPNVLAKALSRGIVHQDMDLVVINKPYGLPVHGGPGVQLCISDVLPILAKMLHGHKAEPLHLCHRLDKETTGVMVLAWEKEVAHQVQELFRTRQVAKKYWAVTVRVPVPPAGVVDIPVIEKEVQGQQQHYKMTLSPSYRMEDGKMVRTRRDRNAHTAVTQYQVLSSTLSSALVELQPITGVKHQLRVHLSFGLDCPILGDHKYSDWNKLAPQKLSLGTLKKLGLQQAKARHIPLHLHARQLILPALGSRKEELNLVCKPPRYFVCSLRRLDLWMPSQDQNGDDEAGCVRAQ, encoded by the exons ATGGCGGCGCCCAGCTGTAGTGCGCCGGGCCTCTGGGTCCGGGGTTCCAGGCAGCGTTTGGGGAGTCTCTTTAGTCTCGTCTCAAAGCCATTTTGTTCGGCCGCTGCTGCGTCTGGGACCGTGAGTGCCCAGCGATTAGCGGAGAAGCTCCGAGCCCAGAAACAGGAACAAAAGACGAAGAACCAGCCG GTGCCCACAAGCCCTGTTCAGCGGAGAGTGCAAGAACTAGTGCGGTTCACACAGCAGCTCCAGCGAGTCCACCCCAACGTGCTTGCTAAGGCTCTAAGCCGAGGGATTGTGCACCAGGACATGGATCTCGTGGTCATCAACAAACCTTATGGTCTTCCTGTGCATG GTGGCCCTGGGGTCCAGCTGTGTATCAGTGATGTATTGCCTATCCTGGCAAAGATGCTTCATGGCCACAAGGCAGAGCCCTTGCATCTGTGCCACCGGCTGGACAAGGAAACTACAGGTGTCATGGTGTTGGCCTGGGAGAAGGAAGTGGCACATCAAGTCCAAGAGTTGTTTAGAACCCGTCAGGTGGCAAAGAAGTACTG GGCCGTCACTGTGCGTGTCCCGGTGCCCCCGGCAGGAGTCGTGGATATCCCTGTCATCGAGAAGGAGGTGCAGGGTCAGCAGCAGCACTACAAG ATGACGCTGTCCCCAAGCTACCGCATGGAGGATGGGAAGATGGTGAGAACGAGGCGTGACCGGAATGCACATACAGCTGTGACTCAGTACCAGGTGCTAAGCAGCACGCTGTCCTCCGCCCTCGTGGAGCTCCAGCCCATTACCG gagtAAAACATCAGCTTCGAGTTCATCTGTCGTTTGGACTGGATTGCCCAATCCTCGGTGATCACAAGTACTCTGACTGGAATAAGCTGGCCCCCCAG AAGCTGTCTCTTGGTACCCTGAAGAAACTGGGGCTGCAACAGGCAAAGGCCCGCCACATCCCCCTTCACCTGCACGCCCGCCAGCTCATCCTGCCGGCCCTGGGCTCCAGGAAGGAGGAACTCAACTTGGTCTGCAAGCCTCCTCGCTACTTCGTATGCTCCCTGAGACGCCTGGACTTATGGATGCCAAGTCAGGATCAGAATGGGGACGACGAAGCCGGATGTGTGCGGGCACAGTGA